A genomic window from Salvelinus namaycush isolate Seneca chromosome 5, SaNama_1.0, whole genome shotgun sequence includes:
- the LOC120047859 gene encoding coiled-coil domain-containing protein 69-like encodes MGCSHSKRKNKAKEEEKTVKEVNNHQDGGGKVPLEELNVDLETEKQLGQYEWQLKILREVLSASGTQEREELLKDTTQGELCALVHNIIEKVKIETAADLTVLYGEKSQRTAEQHERQLEERQKIQSEETKRLTETHQTAEKTLKEEVEELTTELYVYNQLKKRVDESTFKKDLQRNIQAHGSPGPFWEREQESLLFVIEMKSERIQAQGNKLLQMQGLVEKNLSLEDQVINVLQNNEDLRVRIDNHQSLLQQLSKEHQGLQGALDRQAGLSQRLTQEKEQLMFKLKHRDSCCTFPSFPIVSEISPS; translated from the exons ATGGGTTGCAGCCACAGCAAG AGGAAAAACAAAgcgaaggaggaggagaaaacgGTGAAGGAGGTCAACAACCATCAAGATGGAGGAG GTAAAGTCCCTCTGGAGGAGCTGAACGTGGATCTAGAAACGGAGAAGCAGCTGGGTCAGTATGAGTGGCAGCTGAAGATCCTACGGGAGGTGCTGTCTGCATCTGGGACCCAGGAGAGGGAGGAGCTACTAAAAGACACAACCCAAGGAGAGCTCTGTGCCCTGGTCCACAACATCATTGAGAAG GTGAAAATAGAGACGGCTGCTGACCTGACTGTTCTCTACGGGGAGAAGAGCCAGAGGACTGCAGAGCAGCACGAGAGACAGCTGGAAG AACGGCAGAAAATACAGAGTGAAGAGACAAAACGACTAACAGAGACCCACCAGACAGCTGAGAAAACGTTGaag gaggaggtagaggagctGACTACAGAGCTCTATGTGTACAATCAGTTAAAGAAGAGAGTTGACGAGTCTACCTTCAAGAAGGACCTGCAGCGGAACATTcag gCCCACGGCAGTCCTGGGCCATTCTGGGAGCGGGAGCAGGAGAGTCTGCTGTTTGTCATTGAGATGAAGAGTGAACGTATCCAGGCGCAGGGGAACAAACTGCTACAGATGCAGGGTCTG GTGGAGAAGAATCTGTCTCTAGAAGACCAGGTCATAAATGTTCTACAGAACAACGAGGACCTGAGGGTTCGTATCGACAACCATCAAAGCCTTCTACA GCAGCTCTCCAAGGAGCACCAGGGCCTTCAGGGGGCgttagacaggcaggcaggtctCAGTCAGAGGCTCACCCAGGAGAAAGAGCAACTCATGTTTAAACTGAAGCACAGAGACTCCTGTTGTACCTTCCCATCCTTCCCCATAGTGTCTGAGATCTCCCCCAGCTGA